In one Fodinicola acaciae genomic region, the following are encoded:
- a CDS encoding L,D-transpeptidase, with protein sequence MTVAVACVAAGTLVLSGCSKPSTDGDTKPAAGNQTAPKAAPANLTISPATGAAKVSTRPSVKVTTDGKLSKVEVTDAAGKPVAGQLAADQGTWRPDNQLSYDSKYKVTATAANKDGAESTATSDFTTMGQPGKTNGVDFAVDSGTVGVALPIILHFTYSVPESMRKAIQDAIQIRTSQPVEGAWKWWSSDELHFRTKDYWQPGTKIQVKAAIGGIDMGNGRYGKRDRTATMTVGSKVNMEVDNKTHKALVYQDGKLIKTLPASLGKRSTPSSSGIMVVQEKRQVVVMDSCTFGVCKGQPGYYRETVYWDVRYTDGGEFVHAAPWSVDDQGNSNVSHGCVNLSTSNAKWFFQLAKPGDIVHIVNTNAKVKPGDGWTDWELSWDTISKSGVVTTTQL encoded by the coding sequence ATGACGGTCGCGGTGGCGTGTGTGGCGGCCGGCACGCTGGTGTTGAGCGGCTGTTCCAAGCCGTCCACCGATGGTGACACGAAGCCGGCCGCCGGCAACCAGACGGCGCCGAAGGCGGCTCCGGCCAACCTGACGATCAGCCCGGCCACCGGTGCGGCGAAGGTGAGCACCAGGCCGAGTGTGAAGGTCACCACCGACGGCAAACTGTCCAAGGTCGAGGTGACCGACGCGGCCGGCAAGCCGGTGGCCGGCCAGTTGGCCGCCGACCAGGGGACGTGGCGGCCGGACAACCAGCTGTCGTACGACTCCAAATACAAGGTGACCGCGACGGCGGCCAACAAGGACGGCGCGGAGAGCACGGCGACGTCGGATTTCACCACGATGGGTCAGCCGGGCAAGACCAACGGCGTCGACTTCGCGGTGGACAGCGGCACGGTCGGTGTCGCGCTGCCGATCATCCTGCACTTCACCTACTCGGTGCCGGAGAGCATGCGCAAGGCGATCCAGGACGCCATCCAGATCCGGACCTCGCAGCCGGTCGAAGGCGCGTGGAAGTGGTGGAGTTCCGACGAGCTGCACTTCCGCACCAAGGACTACTGGCAGCCGGGCACGAAGATCCAGGTCAAGGCGGCCATCGGCGGCATCGACATGGGCAACGGCCGCTATGGCAAGCGGGACCGTACGGCCACCATGACGGTGGGATCGAAGGTCAACATGGAGGTCGACAACAAGACCCACAAGGCCCTGGTCTACCAGGACGGCAAGCTGATCAAGACGCTGCCCGCCTCGCTCGGCAAGCGCAGCACGCCGTCGTCCTCCGGCATCATGGTCGTGCAGGAGAAGCGGCAGGTCGTCGTGATGGACTCGTGCACCTTCGGCGTCTGCAAGGGGCAGCCTGGTTACTATCGCGAGACGGTCTACTGGGACGTTCGTTACACCGACGGCGGCGAGTTCGTCCACGCCGCGCCGTGGTCGGTCGACGACCAGGGCAACAGCAACGTCTCGCACGGCTGCGTCAACCTGAGCACGTCCAACGCGAAGTGGTTCTTCCAGCTGGCCAAGCCGGGCGACATCGTGCACATCGTCAACACCAACGCCAAAGTCAAGCCCGGCGACGGCTGGACCGACTGGGAACTGAGCTGGGACACCATCTCCAAGAGCGGCGTCGTCACCACCACGCAACTCTGA
- the egtB gene encoding ergothioneine biosynthesis protein EgtB, producing the protein MTHDLKQQIADQLDRSRARTRLLTDAVDENDLTAQHSPLMSPLVWDLAHVGNQEELWLVRDVGGREPVREDVDHLYDAFQNARADRPALPLLGPSEARGYLGDVRTKVLDVLDRTDVGEESERRLVRSGFAFGMIVQHEQQHDETMLATHQLRAGEPVLAAPAPPQPTGGGAHSYPAEVLIPGGPFTMGTSVEPWALDNERPAHQVDVPDFWIDTFPVTNGEYMTFIAAGGYDDPRWWSAEGWKHRQEAALFAPLFWKRDGERWLRRRFGHVEPVPADEPVLHVCFYEAEAYAAWAGKRLPTEAEWEKAARHDPVEDRSRRFPWGDDDPTAAHANLGQTHLRPAPVGAYPLGASAFGVQQLIGDVWEWTSTTFHGYPGFSVFPYPEYSQVFFGDDYRVLRGGSFGTDVSACRSTFRNWDFPIRRQIFTGIRCARTATIDEVR; encoded by the coding sequence GTGACGCACGACCTCAAGCAACAGATCGCCGACCAGCTCGACCGCAGCCGCGCGCGTACGCGACTGCTCACCGACGCCGTCGACGAGAACGACCTGACCGCGCAGCACTCGCCGCTGATGTCGCCGCTGGTCTGGGACCTCGCGCACGTTGGCAACCAGGAGGAGCTCTGGCTGGTCCGCGACGTCGGCGGCCGCGAGCCGGTGCGCGAGGACGTCGACCACCTCTACGACGCGTTCCAGAACGCGCGCGCCGACCGTCCCGCGCTGCCGCTGCTCGGTCCGTCCGAGGCGCGCGGCTATCTCGGTGACGTACGCACCAAGGTGCTGGACGTGTTGGACCGTACGGATGTCGGCGAGGAGAGCGAGCGGCGGCTGGTGCGCTCCGGCTTCGCGTTCGGCATGATCGTGCAGCACGAACAGCAGCACGACGAGACGATGCTGGCCACGCACCAGCTCCGCGCCGGCGAGCCGGTGCTGGCCGCGCCGGCGCCGCCGCAGCCGACCGGCGGTGGCGCGCACTCGTATCCGGCCGAGGTGCTGATCCCCGGCGGTCCGTTCACGATGGGCACCAGCGTCGAGCCGTGGGCCCTGGACAACGAACGGCCGGCGCACCAGGTCGACGTGCCGGACTTCTGGATCGACACTTTCCCAGTCACCAACGGCGAATACATGACCTTCATCGCCGCCGGCGGCTACGACGACCCGCGCTGGTGGTCGGCCGAAGGCTGGAAACACCGTCAGGAGGCCGCGCTTTTCGCGCCGCTGTTCTGGAAACGCGACGGCGAGCGGTGGCTGCGCCGCCGGTTCGGACACGTCGAGCCGGTGCCGGCCGACGAGCCGGTGCTGCACGTCTGCTTCTACGAGGCCGAAGCGTACGCGGCGTGGGCCGGCAAGCGATTGCCGACCGAAGCGGAGTGGGAGAAAGCCGCGCGGCACGACCCGGTCGAGGACCGGTCGCGGCGTTTTCCGTGGGGTGACGACGATCCGACCGCCGCGCACGCCAACCTCGGCCAGACGCATCTGCGGCCGGCGCCGGTCGGCGCGTATCCGCTCGGCGCGTCCGCCTTTGGCGTGCAGCAGCTGATCGGCGACGTGTGGGAATGGACCTCGACGACGTTCCATGGATATCCCGGATTCTCGGTGTTTCCGTATCCGGAGTATTCGCAGGTGTTCTTCGGCGACGACTACCGCGTGCTGCGCGGCGGATCGTTCGGCACCGACGTCTCGGCCTGCCGGTCGACGTTCCGCAACTGGGATTTCCCGATCCGGCGGCAGATCTTCACCGGCATCCGGTGTGCGCGTACGGCCACGATCGACGAGGTGCGTTGA
- a CDS encoding winged helix-turn-helix transcriptional regulator, with the protein MVQQYLAGCPARTGLEVLANKWTVLVTAALRKHGGPMRFNELRRQLVGLTQKVLTQNLRALERDGLVTRTVYPTVPPRVEYELTELGADAAGLLTAVGLWAERHMAEILSSRQAYDERAAKPVEPVRN; encoded by the coding sequence ATGGTCCAGCAATACCTCGCCGGCTGCCCGGCACGTACCGGCCTGGAGGTGCTGGCCAACAAGTGGACCGTGCTGGTCACCGCGGCCCTGCGCAAGCACGGCGGACCGATGCGGTTCAACGAGCTGCGGCGCCAACTGGTCGGCCTCACGCAGAAGGTGCTCACGCAGAACCTCCGAGCGTTGGAGCGTGACGGCCTGGTGACGCGTACGGTCTATCCGACGGTGCCGCCGCGCGTGGAGTACGAGCTGACCGAGCTCGGCGCCGACGCCGCCGGCCTGCTGACCGCGGTGGGACTGTGGGCCGAGCGGCACATGGCCGAGATCCTCAGCTCGCGGCAGGCGTACGACGAAAGGGCCGCCAAACCGGTCGAACCGGTGCGAAACTAG
- a CDS encoding SRPBCC family protein has product MYTISAEAAIDGDLTTIWRVVTDVANWPAWDPHEEAARLDGPFAAGTTGWSKPRGGPATDWTITEVVERRKWSSECPLPGGKLSGDNTFEQVGDKVLCRKTVHVRGPLTPLFRFYFGRKIRADMLKTFAALEKAAA; this is encoded by the coding sequence ATGTACACGATCAGCGCCGAGGCGGCCATTGACGGCGACCTCACCACGATCTGGCGCGTGGTGACCGATGTCGCCAACTGGCCGGCCTGGGATCCGCACGAGGAGGCCGCACGCCTGGACGGACCGTTCGCCGCTGGCACGACCGGATGGTCCAAGCCGCGCGGCGGTCCGGCCACCGACTGGACCATCACCGAGGTCGTCGAACGGCGGAAATGGTCGTCGGAATGTCCGCTGCCAGGCGGAAAACTCTCCGGCGACAACACCTTCGAGCAGGTCGGCGACAAAGTGCTGTGCCGCAAGACGGTGCACGTACGCGGACCACTCACACCGCTGTTTCGCTTTTACTTCGGCCGTAAGATCCGCGCCGACATGCTGAAGACCTTTGCCGCACTGGAAAAGGCCGCGGCATGA
- the orn gene encoding oligoribonuclease, with protein sequence MNDRLVWIDCEMTGLDTEHDLLIEVAALVTDSELTVLGDGVDVVIHADDEALDGMVDVVKQMHEKSGLTEEVRASAVTLAEAEKQVLDYVRQHVPDAGSAPLCGNSIATDRGFIARYMPDLDAHLHYRMVDVSSIKELCRRWYPRVYYGQPEKGLSHRALADIKESIRELAYYRRAVFVPQPGPDVDTAKAIAAQVVADMAAPAENTDA encoded by the coding sequence GTGAATGACCGGCTGGTGTGGATCGACTGTGAGATGACCGGGCTGGACACCGAGCACGACCTCCTCATCGAGGTCGCCGCTCTGGTGACCGACTCGGAGCTGACCGTCCTCGGCGACGGTGTCGACGTGGTGATCCACGCCGACGACGAGGCGCTGGACGGCATGGTCGACGTCGTCAAGCAGATGCACGAGAAGTCCGGGCTGACCGAGGAGGTACGCGCCTCCGCGGTCACCCTGGCCGAGGCGGAGAAGCAGGTGCTGGACTATGTACGCCAGCACGTACCGGACGCCGGCAGCGCGCCGCTGTGCGGCAACTCCATCGCCACCGACCGCGGCTTCATCGCGCGCTACATGCCCGACCTGGACGCGCACCTGCACTACCGGATGGTCGACGTCTCCTCGATCAAGGAGCTGTGCCGCCGGTGGTATCCGCGGGTCTACTACGGCCAGCCGGAGAAAGGCCTCTCGCACCGCGCGCTGGCCGACATCAAGGAGAGCATCCGCGAGCTCGCGTACTATCGCCGCGCCGTGTTCGTACCGCAGCCGGGACCCGACGTGGACACCGCCAAGGCGATCGCCGCACAGGTCGTCGCCGACATGGCGGCCCCGGCTGAAAATACCGATGCGTAG
- the egtC gene encoding ergothioneine biosynthesis protein EgtC has product MCRHLAYVGPPVTVSSLLLEPAFGLHRQAWAPRRVLGTATVNADGFGVGWYAADTVGRYRRSVPLWTDTSFPALALSLRSSAVLAAVRSASEGMPVSDGACAPFAFGSWLFSHNGIVHGWPASLEKPASTLPVAELLTLDAPIDSAVLWALVRQHLRAGADLGDALAAVVNDVRATTTGRLNLLLTDGQRIAATRWGESLYYLKGEDFVVVASEPYDDTPQWTEVPDATVLTASPAGVTLSALS; this is encoded by the coding sequence GTGTGCCGCCATCTGGCATACGTCGGACCGCCGGTCACCGTCTCGTCCTTGCTGCTGGAGCCGGCTTTCGGGCTGCACCGGCAAGCGTGGGCGCCACGGCGCGTACTCGGCACCGCGACCGTCAACGCCGACGGTTTCGGTGTCGGTTGGTACGCCGCTGACACCGTCGGCCGCTATCGGCGCTCCGTTCCACTGTGGACGGACACCTCGTTTCCGGCTTTGGCCCTGTCGCTGCGGTCCAGCGCGGTGCTCGCGGCCGTACGGTCGGCGTCGGAAGGCATGCCGGTGTCCGACGGCGCCTGCGCGCCGTTCGCTTTCGGCTCGTGGTTGTTCAGCCACAACGGGATCGTGCACGGATGGCCGGCTTCGCTGGAAAAGCCGGCGTCGACGCTGCCGGTGGCCGAGCTGCTGACCCTGGACGCACCCATCGACTCGGCGGTTTTGTGGGCGCTCGTGCGGCAACACCTGCGTGCCGGCGCGGATCTCGGCGATGCGTTGGCGGCGGTCGTCAACGACGTACGCGCCACGACCACCGGTCGTCTCAACCTGCTGCTCACCGACGGTCAGCGGATCGCCGCGACCCGCTGGGGTGAGTCGCTCTACTACCTCAAAGGCGAGGATTTCGTCGTCGTGGCCTCCGAGCCGTACGACGACACTCCACAGTGGACAGAAGTGCCGGACGCGACCGTACTCACCGCGTCACCGGCCGGCGTCACGCTGTCGGCTCTCTCTTAA
- a CDS encoding VOC family protein, with protein MTDIDRVDHTVVVTITDLDGLARTYERLGFTVSPESRHLANARPGEPKTPLGTANRCVVFADNYVELLGLVEPDGGDQWGVRRLAAAHEGLRGQIFGCLDADAVDRRLTEAGMETSGVLAMERDVQTPQGIAKVRARAVRMDLNGAPEGALGFGEIGDRSMIFQPPFMKHENGAVELSGVLLVVADVELDHYLDRYRTLLDVQEDERRVFQLRLGQLRIAPVSTLDDLLPGQTAPVLPYVAAQTVTVTDLSPARALIEGNGFDVRPLDNGFFVHAFGANIVFQERP; from the coding sequence ATGACAGATATCGATCGCGTCGATCACACGGTCGTCGTCACGATCACCGACCTTGACGGCCTGGCGCGGACGTACGAGCGGCTCGGCTTCACCGTCTCGCCGGAGTCGCGGCACCTGGCCAACGCACGGCCGGGCGAGCCGAAGACTCCACTCGGCACGGCCAACAGATGCGTGGTCTTCGCCGACAACTACGTCGAGCTGCTCGGCCTCGTCGAGCCGGACGGCGGCGACCAGTGGGGCGTACGGCGGCTGGCGGCCGCGCACGAAGGCCTGCGCGGACAGATTTTTGGTTGCCTGGACGCGGATGCGGTCGACCGCCGGCTCACCGAGGCCGGCATGGAGACCAGCGGCGTCCTTGCCATGGAGCGCGACGTCCAGACGCCGCAAGGAATCGCGAAGGTGCGCGCCCGAGCCGTACGGATGGACCTGAACGGCGCGCCGGAGGGAGCGCTCGGCTTCGGCGAGATCGGCGATCGGTCGATGATTTTCCAGCCACCGTTCATGAAACACGAGAACGGCGCCGTCGAGCTGTCCGGAGTCCTGCTCGTCGTGGCCGACGTCGAGCTGGACCACTACCTGGACCGCTATCGCACCTTGCTCGACGTGCAAGAAGACGAGCGGCGAGTTTTCCAGCTGCGGCTCGGCCAGCTGCGGATCGCCCCGGTGTCCACTTTGGACGATCTGCTGCCCGGCCAGACCGCGCCGGTGCTGCCGTACGTGGCGGCACAGACCGTCACCGTCACCGACCTCAGCCCGGCTCGCGCGCTCATCGAAGGAAACGGCTTCGACGTACGTCCGCTGGACAATGGATTCTTCGTCCACGCATTCGGCGCCAACATCGTCTTCCAGGAGCGACCGTGA
- the egtA gene encoding ergothioneine biosynthesis glutamate--cysteine ligase EgtA codes for MTDLIHPDAATPTLRNRTVSRITDAEVYVASTCFKTGPPALLGIELEWILHHSRCPSAAIEPADLVAALGPHTPTSLSPDSPHRPLPRGSTVTVEPGGQIELSTQPHPGLAECMAATTADADHLLGLLRDAGLEPSPSATDRHRSPRRILRQPRYAAMNKHFDTFGDDGVGGMCATAAVQICVDTGLNARERWWLLHLIGPPLIAAFANSPRLAGADTGWKSTRRKLWTGADPGRTGLPDFDLDPARGYAHYALDAQVLCIRRDGPDWTPPSDLTFAEWIAGKHSPAPTYDDLDYHLSTLFPPVRPRGRHLEVRYLDAQPGDGWIVPLAVLSALLDDPIAADIAAGAAESVAGLWSDAARHGLSDPAMRTAAVAILDAAIGALRRTTSEPSVIARVEDFFQTYTVRGRSPADDVHMLEASQ; via the coding sequence ATGACTGACCTCATCCATCCGGATGCGGCGACCCCGACGTTGCGAAACCGTACGGTTTCTCGCATCACCGACGCCGAGGTCTACGTCGCCTCCACCTGTTTCAAGACCGGACCACCGGCGTTGTTGGGCATCGAGCTGGAGTGGATCCTGCACCACAGCCGATGTCCGAGCGCGGCGATCGAGCCGGCGGACCTCGTCGCCGCACTGGGGCCTCACACCCCGACCTCGCTCTCTCCCGACAGTCCCCACCGACCCCTCCCCCGCGGTTCGACCGTCACGGTCGAGCCAGGCGGCCAGATCGAGCTCAGCACGCAGCCGCATCCCGGGCTCGCCGAGTGCATGGCCGCCACCACCGCCGACGCCGACCACCTGCTCGGCCTGCTCCGCGACGCGGGCCTGGAGCCTTCCCCCTCGGCCACCGACCGGCACCGATCACCGCGCCGCATCCTGCGGCAGCCGCGCTATGCCGCGATGAACAAACACTTCGACACCTTCGGCGACGACGGTGTCGGTGGCATGTGCGCGACGGCTGCCGTACAGATCTGCGTCGACACCGGTCTCAACGCACGCGAGCGCTGGTGGCTGCTCCACCTCATCGGACCGCCGCTGATCGCCGCCTTCGCCAACTCACCGCGGCTGGCCGGCGCCGACACCGGCTGGAAGTCGACCCGCCGCAAGCTGTGGACCGGCGCCGACCCGGGCCGTACCGGATTGCCTGACTTTGACCTCGATCCGGCGCGCGGATACGCGCACTACGCACTCGACGCGCAGGTGTTGTGCATCCGCCGGGACGGCCCCGACTGGACTCCGCCGAGCGACCTCACCTTCGCCGAGTGGATCGCCGGCAAGCACTCGCCAGCGCCGACGTACGACGACCTCGACTATCACCTGAGCACGCTGTTTCCACCGGTACGGCCGCGCGGCAGGCACCTTGAGGTGCGCTATCTGGACGCGCAGCCAGGCGACGGCTGGATCGTCCCGCTCGCCGTCCTGTCCGCGCTGCTCGACGACCCGATCGCGGCCGACATCGCGGCCGGCGCCGCCGAGTCGGTGGCCGGCCTGTGGTCGGACGCGGCGCGACACGGGCTGTCCGACCCGGCCATGCGTACGGCCGCGGTCGCCATCCTCGACGCCGCCATCGGCGCGCTTCGCCGGACGACCTCCGAGCCGAGCGTGATCGCCCGCGTCGAGGACTTCTTCCAGACCTACACCGTCCGGGGCCGATCCCCCGCCGACGATGTTCACATGTTGGAGGCCTCGCAGTGA
- a CDS encoding carboxylesterase/lipase family protein, whose product MIVETTSGKVRGHNGKFLGIPYATAQRFQRPQPVTPWTGVRDAAEPGPIAPQGPSRLESVMGPLRTGAGQSEDCLSVNVWTPGGSHKPVLVWIHGGGFSSGAGSAPWYDGTALATNGDILVVTLNYRLSALGFLYPEGNLGLRDMVAALRWVRDNIAAFGGDPAAVTVAGQSAGALSTLAIMAGPEFDGLFHRAILQSGPFGLPPAPIDKAENIGRLLRREVPDLEHASPERILAAQRTLAKPGEVEPPFHLVADGAFVPADLIAGAAAGVELLIGATRDEGRAFSPAVGNTVFEAYKALAASRSAPVYAYEFDWCPPASPYGACHCLELPFVFGNPEAWREAPMLAGEYPAELAAMIQLAWTSFVRSGVPRADGLPEWPAYDGGIMHLDLEPHVSDV is encoded by the coding sequence GTGATCGTCGAGACGACCTCAGGAAAAGTACGCGGCCACAACGGGAAATTCCTCGGCATCCCGTACGCTACCGCGCAACGGTTCCAACGACCGCAGCCGGTGACGCCATGGACCGGTGTACGCGACGCCGCCGAGCCAGGCCCGATCGCGCCGCAAGGACCGTCGCGGCTGGAAAGCGTCATGGGACCGCTGCGAACCGGCGCCGGCCAGAGCGAGGACTGCCTGTCGGTCAACGTCTGGACGCCAGGCGGCTCGCACAAGCCGGTGCTGGTGTGGATCCACGGCGGCGGCTTCTCCAGCGGCGCCGGCAGCGCGCCATGGTACGACGGCACCGCCCTCGCCACCAACGGCGACATCCTCGTGGTGACCCTGAACTACCGGCTGTCGGCCCTCGGTTTCCTTTATCCAGAAGGCAATCTGGGTTTACGCGACATGGTGGCCGCGCTGCGGTGGGTACGCGACAACATCGCGGCCTTCGGCGGCGATCCGGCGGCGGTCACGGTTGCCGGCCAGTCGGCTGGCGCGCTGAGCACGCTCGCGATCATGGCCGGACCGGAGTTCGACGGCCTTTTCCACCGAGCGATCCTGCAGAGCGGTCCGTTCGGCCTGCCGCCGGCGCCGATCGACAAAGCGGAGAACATCGGTCGACTGCTGCGCCGCGAGGTGCCCGACCTTGAGCACGCGTCACCGGAGCGCATCCTGGCCGCCCAACGTACGCTGGCCAAACCAGGCGAGGTCGAGCCGCCGTTTCACCTGGTCGCCGACGGTGCGTTCGTACCGGCCGACCTGATCGCCGGCGCGGCGGCCGGCGTGGAGCTCCTCATCGGCGCGACCCGCGACGAGGGTCGCGCGTTCTCGCCAGCCGTCGGCAACACGGTCTTCGAGGCATACAAGGCGCTCGCCGCGTCGCGAAGCGCACCCGTTTACGCGTACGAGTTCGACTGGTGTCCGCCGGCCAGTCCGTACGGCGCCTGCCACTGCCTCGAGCTGCCGTTCGTCTTCGGCAACCCGGAGGCCTGGCGCGAGGCGCCGATGCTCGCCGGCGAATATCCGGCCGAGCTCGCGGCGATGATCCAGCTGGCGTGGACCTCGTTCGTACGCTCCGGCGTGCCGCGCGCCGACGGCCTGCCGGAATGGCCAGCGTACGACGGCGGCATCATGCATCTCGATCTTGAGCCGCACGTCAGCGACGTGTGA
- a CDS encoding MarR family winged helix-turn-helix transcriptional regulator: MTEESGPLLSPGFWLHHAALVWRAELDARLRPLGLTPTQFMLLASAGWLEHTSGPPTQQAVAEQAGADRMMTSKIVRALEERDLLVRRQDSGDARAVRLSLTATGRALVRKATAIARDLDNEFFGADPAKMRAALRGIASRQG; encoded by the coding sequence ATGACCGAGGAATCCGGACCGCTGCTGTCGCCGGGGTTCTGGCTGCACCACGCGGCGCTGGTGTGGCGGGCCGAGCTCGACGCGCGACTGCGTCCGCTCGGTCTCACCCCAACCCAGTTCATGCTGCTCGCATCGGCCGGTTGGCTGGAACACACGAGCGGTCCGCCGACGCAGCAGGCGGTCGCCGAGCAGGCCGGCGCCGACCGGATGATGACCTCGAAAATCGTCCGCGCGCTGGAGGAGCGCGACCTGCTCGTACGCCGCCAGGACAGCGGCGACGCACGCGCCGTGCGGCTTTCGCTCACTGCCACCGGCCGAGCACTGGTCCGCAAGGCGACGGCGATCGCCCGCGACCTGGACAACGAGTTTTTCGGGGCCGATCCGGCGAAAATGCGTGCCGCACTGCGAGGCATCGCTAGCCGGCAAGGATGA
- the egtD gene encoding L-histidine N(alpha)-methyltransferase, whose protein sequence is MTRFVLDSHLPDDHLAKALAADVRAGLGGTPKTLPPKWFYDERGSKLFDQITELAEYYPTRTERELLRTHSGDVAAACPADTLVELGSGSSEKTRLLLDALDKAGTLRRYVPVDVSPGALIPASEALLTTYPRLEIHGLIADFEKHLDHLPDAERRIVAFLGGTIGNLTPAQRAEFLAGIRGGMGPNDMFLLGTGLVIDPAVLVPAYDDAAGVTAEFNKNVLRVINRDLDADFDLDAYEHVAVWDAGPEWIEMRLRSQRDQRVRIGGLDLDISVAAGEQIRTEISAKFRKAGITAELAAAGFELVAWWQDPDARFALSLSRPA, encoded by the coding sequence TTGACACGTTTTGTATTGGACAGCCACCTGCCGGACGACCACCTCGCGAAGGCGCTGGCCGCGGACGTACGCGCCGGCCTCGGTGGCACGCCGAAAACACTGCCGCCGAAGTGGTTCTACGACGAGCGCGGCAGCAAGCTTTTCGACCAGATCACCGAGCTGGCCGAGTATTACCCGACGCGAACAGAACGCGAGTTGCTGCGTACGCACTCCGGCGATGTGGCCGCGGCGTGCCCGGCCGACACGCTCGTCGAGCTGGGCTCGGGTTCGTCGGAGAAGACCCGGCTTTTGCTTGACGCGCTGGACAAAGCCGGCACGCTGCGGCGATATGTGCCGGTCGATGTCAGCCCTGGCGCGCTCATCCCGGCCAGCGAGGCGCTGCTGACGACGTATCCGCGGCTGGAGATCCACGGCCTGATCGCCGACTTCGAGAAACATCTGGATCACCTGCCCGACGCCGAGCGGCGGATCGTCGCGTTCCTCGGCGGCACCATCGGCAACCTGACGCCGGCTCAGCGGGCCGAGTTCCTGGCCGGCATTCGCGGCGGCATGGGGCCAAACGACATGTTCCTGCTCGGCACCGGCCTGGTCATCGATCCGGCGGTGCTGGTGCCGGCGTACGACGACGCGGCCGGCGTGACCGCGGAGTTCAACAAGAACGTGCTGCGGGTGATCAACCGCGACCTCGACGCCGACTTCGATCTCGACGCGTATGAGCACGTGGCGGTCTGGGACGCCGGCCCGGAGTGGATCGAGATGCGCCTGCGGTCGCAGCGCGACCAGCGCGTACGCATCGGCGGCCTGGATCTCGACATCTCGGTCGCCGCCGGCGAACAGATCCGTACCGAGATCTCCGCGAAGTTCCGGAAAGCCGGCATCACCGCCGAGCTCGCCGCTGCCGGCTTCGAGCTGGTCGCATGGTGGCAGGACCCGGACGCGCGTTTCGCCTTGTCATTGTCCCGTCCGGCCTGA
- a CDS encoding NADP-dependent oxidoreductase, with amino-acid sequence MRAISQRTFGGPEVLELVEKDRPEPGAGEVLVRVEAAGVNPADYKIRSGAIPIFGPPPFVLGLDVSGVVAGGAGFAVGDEVYGLPFPKAGAYAEYLTAPAETLALKPKTIDHTAAAGLPTAALTCWQAFELASVSAGQRVLVQAGAGGLGHLGIQLAKLRGAYVIATARAVNHDFVRGFGADEVIDYTETDIGTLRDIDVVLENAGGEAAVRSLRTVKRGGWFLGIAGPDIGVSEEEAVARGVRFSDFHVAPSAEDLAAIATLVDDGKLRVHVEHVLPLAEAAKAHELLETNRTRGKIILAG; translated from the coding sequence GTGCGTGCGATAAGTCAGCGGACCTTCGGTGGCCCGGAAGTGCTGGAGCTGGTGGAAAAAGACCGGCCGGAGCCGGGTGCGGGGGAGGTGTTGGTACGCGTCGAGGCGGCCGGCGTGAATCCGGCCGACTACAAGATCAGGTCGGGTGCGATCCCGATTTTCGGTCCGCCGCCGTTCGTGCTCGGCCTGGACGTGTCCGGTGTGGTGGCCGGAGGCGCCGGGTTCGCCGTCGGCGACGAGGTTTACGGCCTGCCGTTTCCGAAAGCCGGTGCGTACGCGGAATATCTGACCGCGCCGGCCGAAACGCTCGCGTTGAAGCCGAAGACCATCGACCACACCGCCGCCGCTGGCCTGCCGACCGCCGCGTTGACCTGCTGGCAGGCCTTCGAGCTCGCCTCGGTGAGCGCCGGCCAGCGCGTGCTGGTGCAGGCCGGCGCCGGTGGCCTCGGCCACCTCGGCATCCAGCTGGCCAAGCTGCGCGGCGCGTACGTCATCGCCACGGCGCGCGCGGTCAACCATGACTTCGTCCGCGGATTCGGTGCCGATGAGGTGATCGACTACACCGAGACGGACATCGGCACGCTCCGCGACATCGATGTGGTGCTGGAAAACGCTGGCGGAGAGGCGGCCGTACGCTCGTTGCGTACGGTGAAACGCGGCGGCTGGTTCCTCGGCATCGCCGGTCCGGACATCGGTGTCAGCGAAGAAGAAGCGGTCGCGCGCGGCGTGCGGTTTTCCGACTTCCACGTCGCGCCGTCGGCCGAGGATCTGGCGGCCATCGCGACGCTCGTGGACGACGGCAAGCTGCGTGTGCACGTCGAGCACGTGCTTCCGTTGGCTGAGGCGGCAAAAGCGCACGAGCTGCTGGAAACCAACCGGACCCGTGGAAAGATCATCCTTGCCGGCTAG